GCCGGAGACTCAACGTCAATTGCCTTTGGTAGTGAAACTAGCTCTCCGCTAATTTTAATTCCAATGGACAGTCTGGGTTATAACCATTACGCAACTGAGTTATTAACTTGGCCAGAAATCGATACAAGCGATTTGGGTCCGGGCAATACTTTCGGTGATCCAATGTTGCATAGCTTTGATTATGTTCCGCCGTATGCTTTGCAGCCAGGATCGTCGTGTATCAACTCTGGTGATCCGTCGCCCGAATTCAATGATACCGATGGTACCCGCAATGACAAAGGTTGCTATGGCGGATCGTATGGGGACTGGGGTTATGGAGCTTCACTTGTTATTCCCGAATCTTCGGTTAAACCGAATGAGTGCTCTATTCAAATTTATCCCAATCCATTCAACGCCGAGGTCAATATCGATTTCAATGGAGCAGGGGAATCTGTTTCCAAAATCGAGATCTGCGACATTTTAGGTCGTCGCATGGCCGGGGTTAATGTTAACTATCCCAATCAACATCTTAATTTGCAATGGGATGGAAAGCACAATGGCCGTGATTGTCCAAGTGGACAGTATTTCGTTCGAGTGATCGGATTGGATGGTCAAATTTTAGCCACCCAACAAATCGTCCTACTTAAGTAAGTCAACGAATTTGAGGGCGCGTCTCCCACGCGCCCTCTCTTCATAAAATTAAATGATGATATTTTTTAAAAAATTAAAAATTAAAATTTTGTTACTGATCGGCATTTTGTTAATGCCGTTTTTTGTGTTTTATCCAGTTAAATTAAGTCAGGCTCAAACTTATCCAGCTTTAGCCAACTATTTTTTAAAATGGCAAGTCACCAATCAAGATGCGTACGAACTCGCCAAATGGGATGTGATTATTTTAGGTGCACAAACTCAATATTTTAATCCTGAAGTTTTTAAAATTATTAGATCAAAAAATCCTCAAGCTAAAATTTTAGCTTATATGCCAGTCCAAGAGTTAAATTTAACTGACCAGGATTTAAGCTCAGAAATTTCTTTGGGCGCTTTTTATCAAGAAGTTAATCAAAATAATTGGTGGCTATATGATCCGCAGGGTCAGCATGTGACTTTTTGGCCTGGGACTTGGATGATTAACGTAACCGCTCAAACTCGTCAAAATTCACAAGGTCAAAAATGGTCTGATTGGTTGGCCGGATATGTTGAACAAGAAATTATGGCCACCGACTATTGGGATGGAGTTTTTTTTGATAATTGTTTTGATGGTGTTCAATGGTTAAATCAAGGCAATTTAGATATAAATAATGACGGACAAAAAGATAATACCAGTTGGTTAAATAATGAATGGCGTCAGGCGATGCAGAATTTATTAAGTCAAACTCGGCAAAAAATTGGCTCAGATAAAATTATAATGATTAATAGTAGCAATTATTATTCACAATATATTAACGGACGTTTGTTAGAGGGTTTTCCTTATGGCTATAATAATACTTGGGAGAATATGCTAAGAGAATATGAATATGCTTTGGAAAATAATCAATATCAGCCAGTTTTAATAGTTAACAACGGTAATACTAACAATGTTGGCGATTTAAATAATTATCAAAGAATGCGTTATAGTTTAGCTAGTACCTTGTTAAGCGATGGTTATTTTAGTTTTGACTATGGTGATCAAAAACACGAGCAAACCTGGTGGTATGACGAATATAATGTTTTTCTTGATCAACCAATTTCTAAGGCATATAATATAAATAACGAAGCAGATACAACTTTACAACCAGCAGTTTGGCGACGAGATTTTAAAAAAGGCGTAGTTTTGGTTAATTCAACCGATCAAAAACAAAAAATTAGTTTAGGTGAAGAGTTGGAAAAAATTCGAGGTACTCAAGATTTACAAATTAACAATGGTTTACGAGTTTATAATACCGAAATTGGCCCACAAGACGGTTTAGTTTTATTACGACCGATTCATGAAATTATCGGTCAAACTTTTACCAATGGATCGTTTGCGCGGGTTTTTAATTTTCAAGGTCAACAAAGTCGTAGTAGTTTTTTCAGTTATCAAAGTGATTTTAAGGGTGGCACACAAGTGATGCTTAAAGATTTAGATGCTGATGGACAAGTTGAAAGATTAGTGGCTGAAAACAATTTAATTAAAATTTTCGATCAAGATTTAAATTTAATCAATCAATTTTATCCTTATGGTCAAAATTACACCGGTCAGGCGAGTTTTACGGCCGGCGATATAAATGGCGATGGTTTGGACGAAATTATTACTGGAACGGCACCTGGCGGTGGTCCGCATGTGCGGATTTTTAATCATCAGGGAGAATTAATTAATCCAGGTTTTTTCGCCTACGCCGAAAATTTTCGTGGGGGAGTAAATGTGGCTACCGGTGATGTGGATGGTGATGGTTTGGAAGAAATTATCACTGGCGTTGGCTATGGCGGTGGTCCGCATATTAGAATTTTTAATCAAAATGGTACTTTAGAATCACATTTTTTCGCCTACGCTGAAAATTTTCGTGGGGGAGTGAATTTAGCTTGTGGCGATATCAATGGTGATGGTTTAGATGAAATTATCACTGGCGCTGGGCCAGGTGGTGGACCACAAATACGAATATTTGATAAACAAGGCAATGTTAAATCACAATTTTTTGCTTATGATGAAAATCAACGTCAAGGAGTGAAAGTTATTGTGGACGATTTAGATGAAGATGGTCAAGCTGAAATCATGGCGATGTCAGATAATGTTTTTACCACGGTTATGTTTAAAGATTAAAATATATTAATTAATATATTAAAATGTTTAAAAATCTACCGAAATTCAATGATAGAAGTTATGTACATTTTATTACAACTAAAACTTTTGAAAATAAATCTATTTTTAAAAATAATAAGTGTTGCGAGATTTTATTAGACGAAATTAATTTTTATCGTCAAAAATTAGGATTTAAAATTTTAGGTTATGTTATTATGCCTGATCATTT
The sequence above is drawn from the Patescibacteria group bacterium genome and encodes:
- a CDS encoding putative glycoside hydrolase, with amino-acid sequence MIFFKKLKIKILLLIGILLMPFFVFYPVKLSQAQTYPALANYFLKWQVTNQDAYELAKWDVIILGAQTQYFNPEVFKIIRSKNPQAKILAYMPVQELNLTDQDLSSEISLGAFYQEVNQNNWWLYDPQGQHVTFWPGTWMINVTAQTRQNSQGQKWSDWLAGYVEQEIMATDYWDGVFFDNCFDGVQWLNQGNLDINNDGQKDNTSWLNNEWRQAMQNLLSQTRQKIGSDKIIMINSSNYYSQYINGRLLEGFPYGYNNTWENMLREYEYALENNQYQPVLIVNNGNTNNVGDLNNYQRMRYSLASTLLSDGYFSFDYGDQKHEQTWWYDEYNVFLDQPISKAYNINNEADTTLQPAVWRRDFKKGVVLVNSTDQKQKISLGEELEKIRGTQDLQINNGLRVYNTEIGPQDGLVLLRPIHEIIGQTFTNGSFARVFNFQGQQSRSSFFSYQSDFKGGTQVMLKDLDADGQVERLVAENNLIKIFDQDLNLINQFYPYGQNYTGQASFTAGDINGDGLDEIITGTAPGGGPHVRIFNHQGELINPGFFAYAENFRGGVNVATGDVDGDGLEEIITGVGYGGGPHIRIFNQNGTLESHFFAYAENFRGGVNLACGDINGDGLDEIITGAGPGGGPQIRIFDKQGNVKSQFFAYDENQRQGVKVIVDDLDEDGQAEIMAMSDNVFTTVMFKD